CGAGCGCTGGCACCAGCGACCCGTCCCCCAGCAAGGCGGCGAGCCCTTCTCGCAGCGAACCCGCGGCGGAGGACTCGTCGAGTGCCATCATCTCCGCATGGCCGAACACCGCTGGCCCTTCCACGAGGAGCAGGCGCGTGCGGCCCGGGATGGCCATCGCGTCGAGGTAGGCCAGACTTCCAGCGATGAGCGCCTCCCGCGCGCCCAAAGCCGGCGGCGTCGCCTGGTCGATGGCCCTGCGCAGCTCGGCGAATTCCCGCTCGAGCACCGCCCGCAGCAGCGCCTGCTTGTCCTCGAAGTGGTGGTAGAGCGCCCCGCGCGTCACGGCGGCGGCGGCCACCACCTCCGGCGTCGACGTCTGCGCGTACCCCTTCTCCACGAACAGCGCCCGGCTCGCGCTCACGAGCGCCTGCCGCGTCGTCGCGCTGCGCTCATCGTTGCTTCGTCGTGCCCTCGATTGCATACATGCAGCCTGTATGTTACCTCATTGAAAAACAAGCCCGAAGGAGAGCGGAAGCCCATGAAAATCACCAGTTACTACCCGGTCATCATGACGAACGACGTCGCGGGTACGGCGGCGTTCTACACGGCGCACTTCGGCTTCAGCCCGCGCTTCACCAGCGACTGGTACGTCCACCTCCAGTCGGACGATGCAGAGCATGTCGCGCTGGCCATCCTCGACGGCCGGCACGAAACGGTGCCGGCGGTGGCCCGGGGCACGGTGGCGGGGACCATCCTGAACTTCGAAGTGGAAGACCCGGACGCCGTCTACCGGGACGTGCAGGCCGCCGGCCTGCCCATCCACCTCCCGCTGAGGGACGAGGCGTTTGGCCAGCGGCACTTCATCACCGCGGACCCCAACGGGGTGCTCATCGACGTCATCAAGCCCATTCCGCCGAGCGAGGACTTCGCGAAGCAGTACGAGGCCAGCGCGCTTCCCGTCGGGTGACGGCCGGGGCCGGAAGCCGCGTGGACG
This genomic interval from Myxococcus xanthus contains the following:
- a CDS encoding VOC family protein, whose translation is MKITSYYPVIMTNDVAGTAAFYTAHFGFSPRFTSDWYVHLQSDDAEHVALAILDGRHETVPAVARGTVAGTILNFEVEDPDAVYRDVQAAGLPIHLPLRDEAFGQRHFITADPNGVLIDVIKPIPPSEDFAKQYEASALPVG
- a CDS encoding TetR/AcrR family transcriptional regulator: MQSRARRSNDERSATTRQALVSASRALFVEKGYAQTSTPEVVAAAAVTRGALYHHFEDKQALLRAVLEREFAELRRAIDQATPPALGAREALIAGSLAYLDAMAIPGRTRLLLVEGPAVFGHAEMMALDESSAAGSLREGLAALLGDGSLVPALASLLSAAFDRAALAISTGGDAKAYREAMLALIERVTAGAGC